A genomic window from Lasioglossum baleicum chromosome 7, iyLasBale1, whole genome shotgun sequence includes:
- the LOC143210972 gene encoding uncharacterized protein LOC143210972 isoform X5 yields the protein MYFMRSSMGSSQQFSLRWNNYLKHITCAFDTLRTEEDLVDVTLSCEGKRIRAHKMLLSACSTYFRDLFKENPCQHPVIIFRNVKFDDLAALVDFMYQGEVNVVQEQLASFLTTAELLAVQGLTDGTGKDNDSLVEEEMEIPNEPEIQLQNTSSKSTDSKRNKSPSSPLPYHAVDLQPDAPPSKRRKCRENANANANANTEKAAGNALAAKDSENKTSENQTSTGSDPVEIIPLMPNLKLEMPEYLVQDGSSCSYEDQSLGDSSLNKMGIEDTSSNTPDQDQKPDISQTFYSSSQSTSDNLDLKQSTDVGKKYNRHLLSKPGTSGERLTQEAVQGGVGRNRKHVGDTTGQVVMQGPGRFSCRLCGSVYKHLASLTQHLEVHRNQTTCILCHTTLSRRTDLRRHMRLKHNMQLQKTIQKQRSSKNELDS from the exons ATGTACTTTATG AGAAGCAGCATGGGTTCGAGCCAACAGTTCTCTCTTAGGtggaataattatttaaagcaCATTACTTGTGCGTTCGACACGTTGAGGACAGAAGAGGACTTGGTCGATGTAACGTTGAGCTGCGAGGGAAAGAGAATAAGGGCACATAAGATGCTCCTGTCCGCGTGTAGTACATATTTCAGGGATTTGTTTAAG GAAAATCCGTGTCAGCATCCAGTTATAATATTTCGTAATGTAAAGTTTGACGATTTGGCGGCGTTGGTCGATTTCATGTATCAGGGAGAGGTGAACGTGGTTCAAGAACAACTAGCCAGTTTTCTAACTACGGCGGAACTATTGGCGGTACAAGGTCTGACAGATGGCACAGGAAAAGATAACGACAGTTTGGTGGAG GAGGAGATGGAAATTCCCAACGAGCCAGAAATTCAACTTCAGAACACGTCTAGTAAATCAACGGATAGCAAAAGGAACAAGTCACCGTCGTCTCCTTTGCCTTATCACGCAGTCGATCTGCAACCAGATGCTCCACCAAGCAAAAGACGAAAATGTCGAGAGAATGCGAACGCGAACGCAAACGCGAACACGGAGAAGGCGGCTGGTAACGCCTTGGCCGCGAAAGACTCTGAAAACAAAACCTCGGAGAATCAGACGTCGACCGGTTCCGATCCCGTTGAAATAATTCCTCTAATGCCGAACTTGAAATTGGAAATGCCTGAATATTTAGTACAAGACGGAAGTAGCTGTAGTTACGAGGATCAGAGTTTAGGAGACAGTTCGTTAAATAAGATGGGTATAGAAGACACGTCGTCCAATACGCCTGATCAAGACCAGAAACCCGATatcagtcaaacgttttattcgagTAGTCAATCTACTTCGGATAATCTGGATCTCAAACAATCAACGGATGTCGGTAAGAAGTACAATA GACACCTACTTTCGAAACCTGGTACATCCGGGGAAAGATTAACGCAAGAAGCAGTGCAGG ggggggtgggacgcaATCGGAAGCATGTTGGCGATACAACTGGTCAAGTGGTGATGCAGGGTCCAGGGCGTTTTTCGTGCAGACTCTGCGGAAGCGTTTACAAGCACCTTGCTTCGCTGACCCAGCACCTTGAAGTGCATCGCAACCAGACAACCTGCATCCTATGTCACACCACTCTCAGTCGTAGAACCGACCTGCGGCGTCACATGCGTCTGAAACATAACATGCAATTGCAAAAAACGATCCAGAAGCAGCGCAGCTCGAAAAACGAATTGGACTCGTAG
- the LOC143210972 gene encoding uncharacterized protein LOC143210972 isoform X2: protein MYFMRSSMGSSQQFSLRWNNYLKHITCAFDTLRTEEDLVDVTLSCEGKRIRAHKMLLSACSTYFRDLFKENPCQHPVIIFRNVKFDDLAALVDFMYQGEVNVVQEQLASFLTTAELLAVQGLTDGTGKDNDSLVEEEMEIPNEPEIQLQNTSSKSTDSKRNKSPSSPLPYHAVDLQPDAPPSKRRKCRENANANANANTEKAAGNALAAKDSENKTSENQTSTGSDPVEIIPLMPNLKLEMPEYLVQDGSSCSYEDQSLGDSSLNKMGIEDTSSNTPDQDQKPDISQTFYSSSQSTSDNLDLKQSTDVGHLLSKPGTSGERLTQEAVQEPKHDTTPIGNHHRPRHQHHRQHPREELQQDYPQQQQQQQQQPQQPPHEQLQRELSFLSEQQQQQQPQQQQQQTSIGFERIRRRSKPLHDERGRWVCDVCGRTYSRGDSLAHHRSIHRGDTVCPICQVVFTRKYTMRCHMLNVHGVK, encoded by the exons ATGTACTTTATG AGAAGCAGCATGGGTTCGAGCCAACAGTTCTCTCTTAGGtggaataattatttaaagcaCATTACTTGTGCGTTCGACACGTTGAGGACAGAAGAGGACTTGGTCGATGTAACGTTGAGCTGCGAGGGAAAGAGAATAAGGGCACATAAGATGCTCCTGTCCGCGTGTAGTACATATTTCAGGGATTTGTTTAAG GAAAATCCGTGTCAGCATCCAGTTATAATATTTCGTAATGTAAAGTTTGACGATTTGGCGGCGTTGGTCGATTTCATGTATCAGGGAGAGGTGAACGTGGTTCAAGAACAACTAGCCAGTTTTCTAACTACGGCGGAACTATTGGCGGTACAAGGTCTGACAGATGGCACAGGAAAAGATAACGACAGTTTGGTGGAG GAGGAGATGGAAATTCCCAACGAGCCAGAAATTCAACTTCAGAACACGTCTAGTAAATCAACGGATAGCAAAAGGAACAAGTCACCGTCGTCTCCTTTGCCTTATCACGCAGTCGATCTGCAACCAGATGCTCCACCAAGCAAAAGACGAAAATGTCGAGAGAATGCGAACGCGAACGCAAACGCGAACACGGAGAAGGCGGCTGGTAACGCCTTGGCCGCGAAAGACTCTGAAAACAAAACCTCGGAGAATCAGACGTCGACCGGTTCCGATCCCGTTGAAATAATTCCTCTAATGCCGAACTTGAAATTGGAAATGCCTGAATATTTAGTACAAGACGGAAGTAGCTGTAGTTACGAGGATCAGAGTTTAGGAGACAGTTCGTTAAATAAGATGGGTATAGAAGACACGTCGTCCAATACGCCTGATCAAGACCAGAAACCCGATatcagtcaaacgttttattcgagTAGTCAATCTACTTCGGATAATCTGGATCTCAAACAATCAACGGATGTCG GACACCTACTTTCGAAACCTGGTACATCCGGGGAAAGATTAACGCAAGAAGCAGTGCAGG AACCAAAGCACGATACCACGCCTATTGGGAATCATCATCGTCCTCGTCATCAACATCATCGACAGCATCCTCGCGAGGAACTGCAGCAAGATTAcccgcaacaacaacaacaacaacaacaacagccacAACAACCACCGCACGAACAGCTACAGCGAGAACTGTCGTTCCTGTcggaacagcaacagcaacaacaaccacaacaacagcaacaacagacGAGTATCGGGTTCGAAAGGATAAGGCGCAGGTCTAAGCCACTGCACGACGAGAGAGGTCGGTGGGTGTGCGACGTCTGCGGTCGCACTTACAGTCGAGGCGATTCCTTGGCTCACCACCGTAGCATACACAGGGGAGACACAGTGTGCCCGATCTGCCAAGTCGTCTTCACCCGAAAGTACACGATGCGGTGTCACATGTTGAACGTACACGGCGTCAAATAG
- the LOC143210972 gene encoding uncharacterized protein LOC143210972 isoform X1: MYFMRSSMGSSQQFSLRWNNYLKHITCAFDTLRTEEDLVDVTLSCEGKRIRAHKMLLSACSTYFRDLFKENPCQHPVIIFRNVKFDDLAALVDFMYQGEVNVVQEQLASFLTTAELLAVQGLTDGTGKDNDSLVEEEMEIPNEPEIQLQNTSSKSTDSKRNKSPSSPLPYHAVDLQPDAPPSKRRKCRENANANANANTEKAAGNALAAKDSENKTSENQTSTGSDPVEIIPLMPNLKLEMPEYLVQDGSSCSYEDQSLGDSSLNKMGIEDTSSNTPDQDQKPDISQTFYSSSQSTSDNLDLKQSTDVGKKYNRHLLSKPGTSGERLTQEAVQEPKHDTTPIGNHHRPRHQHHRQHPREELQQDYPQQQQQQQQQPQQPPHEQLQRELSFLSEQQQQQQPQQQQQQTSIGFERIRRRSKPLHDERGRWVCDVCGRTYSRGDSLAHHRSIHRGDTVCPICQVVFTRKYTMRCHMLNVHGVK, encoded by the exons ATGTACTTTATG AGAAGCAGCATGGGTTCGAGCCAACAGTTCTCTCTTAGGtggaataattatttaaagcaCATTACTTGTGCGTTCGACACGTTGAGGACAGAAGAGGACTTGGTCGATGTAACGTTGAGCTGCGAGGGAAAGAGAATAAGGGCACATAAGATGCTCCTGTCCGCGTGTAGTACATATTTCAGGGATTTGTTTAAG GAAAATCCGTGTCAGCATCCAGTTATAATATTTCGTAATGTAAAGTTTGACGATTTGGCGGCGTTGGTCGATTTCATGTATCAGGGAGAGGTGAACGTGGTTCAAGAACAACTAGCCAGTTTTCTAACTACGGCGGAACTATTGGCGGTACAAGGTCTGACAGATGGCACAGGAAAAGATAACGACAGTTTGGTGGAG GAGGAGATGGAAATTCCCAACGAGCCAGAAATTCAACTTCAGAACACGTCTAGTAAATCAACGGATAGCAAAAGGAACAAGTCACCGTCGTCTCCTTTGCCTTATCACGCAGTCGATCTGCAACCAGATGCTCCACCAAGCAAAAGACGAAAATGTCGAGAGAATGCGAACGCGAACGCAAACGCGAACACGGAGAAGGCGGCTGGTAACGCCTTGGCCGCGAAAGACTCTGAAAACAAAACCTCGGAGAATCAGACGTCGACCGGTTCCGATCCCGTTGAAATAATTCCTCTAATGCCGAACTTGAAATTGGAAATGCCTGAATATTTAGTACAAGACGGAAGTAGCTGTAGTTACGAGGATCAGAGTTTAGGAGACAGTTCGTTAAATAAGATGGGTATAGAAGACACGTCGTCCAATACGCCTGATCAAGACCAGAAACCCGATatcagtcaaacgttttattcgagTAGTCAATCTACTTCGGATAATCTGGATCTCAAACAATCAACGGATGTCGGTAAGAAGTACAATA GACACCTACTTTCGAAACCTGGTACATCCGGGGAAAGATTAACGCAAGAAGCAGTGCAGG AACCAAAGCACGATACCACGCCTATTGGGAATCATCATCGTCCTCGTCATCAACATCATCGACAGCATCCTCGCGAGGAACTGCAGCAAGATTAcccgcaacaacaacaacaacaacaacaacagccacAACAACCACCGCACGAACAGCTACAGCGAGAACTGTCGTTCCTGTcggaacagcaacagcaacaacaaccacaacaacagcaacaacagacGAGTATCGGGTTCGAAAGGATAAGGCGCAGGTCTAAGCCACTGCACGACGAGAGAGGTCGGTGGGTGTGCGACGTCTGCGGTCGCACTTACAGTCGAGGCGATTCCTTGGCTCACCACCGTAGCATACACAGGGGAGACACAGTGTGCCCGATCTGCCAAGTCGTCTTCACCCGAAAGTACACGATGCGGTGTCACATGTTGAACGTACACGGCGTCAAATAG
- the LOC143210972 gene encoding uncharacterized protein LOC143210972 isoform X4, with amino-acid sequence MYFMRSSMGSSQQFSLRWNNYLKHITCAFDTLRTEEDLVDVTLSCEGKRIRAHKMLLSACSTYFRDLFKENPCQHPVIIFRNVKFDDLAALVDFMYQGEVNVVQEQLASFLTTAELLAVQGLTDGTGKDNDSLVEEEMEIPNEPEIQLQNTSSKSTDSKRNKSPSSPLPYHAVDLQPDAPPSKRRKCRENANANANANTEKAAGNALAAKDSENKTSENQTSTGSDPVEIIPLMPNLKLEMPEYLVQDGSSCSYEDQSLGDSSLNKMGIEDTSSNTPDQDQKPDISQTFYSSSQSTSDNLDLKQSTDVGHLLSKPGTSGERLTQEAVQEYTRAGDTAGGGGGSGGPGTADLVSDDDYGQSTDTELLFRCRICWKGFKHPMSLTLHKDLHTGQTRCPICQRIFSRSYDMKAHLLRIHKCTFSVDAKLNFRN; translated from the exons ATGTACTTTATG AGAAGCAGCATGGGTTCGAGCCAACAGTTCTCTCTTAGGtggaataattatttaaagcaCATTACTTGTGCGTTCGACACGTTGAGGACAGAAGAGGACTTGGTCGATGTAACGTTGAGCTGCGAGGGAAAGAGAATAAGGGCACATAAGATGCTCCTGTCCGCGTGTAGTACATATTTCAGGGATTTGTTTAAG GAAAATCCGTGTCAGCATCCAGTTATAATATTTCGTAATGTAAAGTTTGACGATTTGGCGGCGTTGGTCGATTTCATGTATCAGGGAGAGGTGAACGTGGTTCAAGAACAACTAGCCAGTTTTCTAACTACGGCGGAACTATTGGCGGTACAAGGTCTGACAGATGGCACAGGAAAAGATAACGACAGTTTGGTGGAG GAGGAGATGGAAATTCCCAACGAGCCAGAAATTCAACTTCAGAACACGTCTAGTAAATCAACGGATAGCAAAAGGAACAAGTCACCGTCGTCTCCTTTGCCTTATCACGCAGTCGATCTGCAACCAGATGCTCCACCAAGCAAAAGACGAAAATGTCGAGAGAATGCGAACGCGAACGCAAACGCGAACACGGAGAAGGCGGCTGGTAACGCCTTGGCCGCGAAAGACTCTGAAAACAAAACCTCGGAGAATCAGACGTCGACCGGTTCCGATCCCGTTGAAATAATTCCTCTAATGCCGAACTTGAAATTGGAAATGCCTGAATATTTAGTACAAGACGGAAGTAGCTGTAGTTACGAGGATCAGAGTTTAGGAGACAGTTCGTTAAATAAGATGGGTATAGAAGACACGTCGTCCAATACGCCTGATCAAGACCAGAAACCCGATatcagtcaaacgttttattcgagTAGTCAATCTACTTCGGATAATCTGGATCTCAAACAATCAACGGATGTCG GACACCTACTTTCGAAACCTGGTACATCCGGGGAAAGATTAACGCAAGAAGCAGTGCAGG AATATACCAGAGCAGGAGATACCGCTGGGGGCGGGGGTGGTAGCGGCGGTCCTGGAACCGCGGACCTCGTCTCGGACGATGACTACGGTCAGTCCACGGACACTGAATTGTTGTTTCGCTGTAGAATTTGTTGGAAGGGTTTCAAGCATCCGATGTCGTTGACACTGCACAAGGATTTGCACACGGGGCAAACGAGGTGTCCGATTTGCCAGCGCATCTTCAGTCGAAGTTACGACATGAAAGCGCATTTGCTGCGGATCCACAAGTGCACGTTCAGTGTCGACGCTAAATTGAACTTTCGCAACTGA
- the LOC143210972 gene encoding uncharacterized protein LOC143210972 isoform X11, with the protein MYFMRSSMGSSQQFSLRWNNYLKHITCAFDTLRTEEDLVDVTLSCEGKRIRAHKMLLSACSTYFRDLFKENPCQHPVIIFRNVKFDDLAALVDFMYQGEVNVVQEQLASFLTTAELLAVQGLTDGTGKDNDSLVEEEMEIPNEPEIQLQNTSSKSTDSKRNKSPSSPLPYHAVDLQPDAPPSKRRKCRENANANANANTEKAAGNALAAKDSENKTSENQTSTGSDPVEIIPLMPNLKLEMPEYLVQDGSSCSYEDQSLGDSSLNKMGIEDTSSNTPDQDQKPDISQTFYSSSQSTSDNLDLKQSTDVGHLLSKPGTSGERLTQEAVQGGITYVSGQPHSLSKANGHGKVCVHCKQRGMVTSRGKLRQTRFKCWPCNACLCRWPCFVDFHKMRAIPHIPPP; encoded by the exons ATGTACTTTATG AGAAGCAGCATGGGTTCGAGCCAACAGTTCTCTCTTAGGtggaataattatttaaagcaCATTACTTGTGCGTTCGACACGTTGAGGACAGAAGAGGACTTGGTCGATGTAACGTTGAGCTGCGAGGGAAAGAGAATAAGGGCACATAAGATGCTCCTGTCCGCGTGTAGTACATATTTCAGGGATTTGTTTAAG GAAAATCCGTGTCAGCATCCAGTTATAATATTTCGTAATGTAAAGTTTGACGATTTGGCGGCGTTGGTCGATTTCATGTATCAGGGAGAGGTGAACGTGGTTCAAGAACAACTAGCCAGTTTTCTAACTACGGCGGAACTATTGGCGGTACAAGGTCTGACAGATGGCACAGGAAAAGATAACGACAGTTTGGTGGAG GAGGAGATGGAAATTCCCAACGAGCCAGAAATTCAACTTCAGAACACGTCTAGTAAATCAACGGATAGCAAAAGGAACAAGTCACCGTCGTCTCCTTTGCCTTATCACGCAGTCGATCTGCAACCAGATGCTCCACCAAGCAAAAGACGAAAATGTCGAGAGAATGCGAACGCGAACGCAAACGCGAACACGGAGAAGGCGGCTGGTAACGCCTTGGCCGCGAAAGACTCTGAAAACAAAACCTCGGAGAATCAGACGTCGACCGGTTCCGATCCCGTTGAAATAATTCCTCTAATGCCGAACTTGAAATTGGAAATGCCTGAATATTTAGTACAAGACGGAAGTAGCTGTAGTTACGAGGATCAGAGTTTAGGAGACAGTTCGTTAAATAAGATGGGTATAGAAGACACGTCGTCCAATACGCCTGATCAAGACCAGAAACCCGATatcagtcaaacgttttattcgagTAGTCAATCTACTTCGGATAATCTGGATCTCAAACAATCAACGGATGTCG GACACCTACTTTCGAAACCTGGTACATCCGGGGAAAGATTAACGCAAGAAGCAGTGCAGG GAGGGATTACGTACGTATCTGGTCAGCCGCATAGCCTCAGCAAAGCAAACGGCCACGGAAAAGTATGTGTACACTGCAAGCAGCGCGGAATGGTCACATCACGTGGAAAGCTCAGGCAGACGCGCTTCAAATGTTGGCCCTGCAATGCCTGTTTGTGCCGCTGGCCATGTTTCGTCGATTTCCATAAAATGCGCGCCATACCGCACATCCCGCCCCCATAG
- the LOC143210972 gene encoding uncharacterized protein LOC143210972 isoform X3, with protein sequence MYFMRSSMGSSQQFSLRWNNYLKHITCAFDTLRTEEDLVDVTLSCEGKRIRAHKMLLSACSTYFRDLFKENPCQHPVIIFRNVKFDDLAALVDFMYQGEVNVVQEQLASFLTTAELLAVQGLTDGTGKDNDSLVEEEMEIPNEPEIQLQNTSSKSTDSKRNKSPSSPLPYHAVDLQPDAPPSKRRKCRENANANANANTEKAAGNALAAKDSENKTSENQTSTGSDPVEIIPLMPNLKLEMPEYLVQDGSSCSYEDQSLGDSSLNKMGIEDTSSNTPDQDQKPDISQTFYSSSQSTSDNLDLKQSTDVGKKYNRHLLSKPGTSGERLTQEAVQEYTRAGDTAGGGGGSGGPGTADLVSDDDYGQSTDTELLFRCRICWKGFKHPMSLTLHKDLHTGQTRCPICQRIFSRSYDMKAHLLRIHKCTFSVDAKLNFRN encoded by the exons ATGTACTTTATG AGAAGCAGCATGGGTTCGAGCCAACAGTTCTCTCTTAGGtggaataattatttaaagcaCATTACTTGTGCGTTCGACACGTTGAGGACAGAAGAGGACTTGGTCGATGTAACGTTGAGCTGCGAGGGAAAGAGAATAAGGGCACATAAGATGCTCCTGTCCGCGTGTAGTACATATTTCAGGGATTTGTTTAAG GAAAATCCGTGTCAGCATCCAGTTATAATATTTCGTAATGTAAAGTTTGACGATTTGGCGGCGTTGGTCGATTTCATGTATCAGGGAGAGGTGAACGTGGTTCAAGAACAACTAGCCAGTTTTCTAACTACGGCGGAACTATTGGCGGTACAAGGTCTGACAGATGGCACAGGAAAAGATAACGACAGTTTGGTGGAG GAGGAGATGGAAATTCCCAACGAGCCAGAAATTCAACTTCAGAACACGTCTAGTAAATCAACGGATAGCAAAAGGAACAAGTCACCGTCGTCTCCTTTGCCTTATCACGCAGTCGATCTGCAACCAGATGCTCCACCAAGCAAAAGACGAAAATGTCGAGAGAATGCGAACGCGAACGCAAACGCGAACACGGAGAAGGCGGCTGGTAACGCCTTGGCCGCGAAAGACTCTGAAAACAAAACCTCGGAGAATCAGACGTCGACCGGTTCCGATCCCGTTGAAATAATTCCTCTAATGCCGAACTTGAAATTGGAAATGCCTGAATATTTAGTACAAGACGGAAGTAGCTGTAGTTACGAGGATCAGAGTTTAGGAGACAGTTCGTTAAATAAGATGGGTATAGAAGACACGTCGTCCAATACGCCTGATCAAGACCAGAAACCCGATatcagtcaaacgttttattcgagTAGTCAATCTACTTCGGATAATCTGGATCTCAAACAATCAACGGATGTCGGTAAGAAGTACAATA GACACCTACTTTCGAAACCTGGTACATCCGGGGAAAGATTAACGCAAGAAGCAGTGCAGG AATATACCAGAGCAGGAGATACCGCTGGGGGCGGGGGTGGTAGCGGCGGTCCTGGAACCGCGGACCTCGTCTCGGACGATGACTACGGTCAGTCCACGGACACTGAATTGTTGTTTCGCTGTAGAATTTGTTGGAAGGGTTTCAAGCATCCGATGTCGTTGACACTGCACAAGGATTTGCACACGGGGCAAACGAGGTGTCCGATTTGCCAGCGCATCTTCAGTCGAAGTTACGACATGAAAGCGCATTTGCTGCGGATCCACAAGTGCACGTTCAGTGTCGACGCTAAATTGAACTTTCGCAACTGA
- the LOC143210972 gene encoding uncharacterized protein LOC143210972 isoform X6 has protein sequence MYFMRSSMGSSQQFSLRWNNYLKHITCAFDTLRTEEDLVDVTLSCEGKRIRAHKMLLSACSTYFRDLFKENPCQHPVIIFRNVKFDDLAALVDFMYQGEVNVVQEQLASFLTTAELLAVQGLTDGTGKDNDSLVEEEMEIPNEPEIQLQNTSSKSTDSKRNKSPSSPLPYHAVDLQPDAPPSKRRKCRENANANANANTEKAAGNALAAKDSENKTSENQTSTGSDPVEIIPLMPNLKLEMPEYLVQDGSSCSYEDQSLGDSSLNKMGIEDTSSNTPDQDQKPDISQTFYSSSQSTSDNLDLKQSTDVGHLLSKPGTSGERLTQEAVQGGVGRNRKHVGDTTGQVVMQGPGRFSCRLCGSVYKHLASLTQHLEVHRNQTTCILCHTTLSRRTDLRRHMRLKHNMQLQKTIQKQRSSKNELDS, from the exons ATGTACTTTATG AGAAGCAGCATGGGTTCGAGCCAACAGTTCTCTCTTAGGtggaataattatttaaagcaCATTACTTGTGCGTTCGACACGTTGAGGACAGAAGAGGACTTGGTCGATGTAACGTTGAGCTGCGAGGGAAAGAGAATAAGGGCACATAAGATGCTCCTGTCCGCGTGTAGTACATATTTCAGGGATTTGTTTAAG GAAAATCCGTGTCAGCATCCAGTTATAATATTTCGTAATGTAAAGTTTGACGATTTGGCGGCGTTGGTCGATTTCATGTATCAGGGAGAGGTGAACGTGGTTCAAGAACAACTAGCCAGTTTTCTAACTACGGCGGAACTATTGGCGGTACAAGGTCTGACAGATGGCACAGGAAAAGATAACGACAGTTTGGTGGAG GAGGAGATGGAAATTCCCAACGAGCCAGAAATTCAACTTCAGAACACGTCTAGTAAATCAACGGATAGCAAAAGGAACAAGTCACCGTCGTCTCCTTTGCCTTATCACGCAGTCGATCTGCAACCAGATGCTCCACCAAGCAAAAGACGAAAATGTCGAGAGAATGCGAACGCGAACGCAAACGCGAACACGGAGAAGGCGGCTGGTAACGCCTTGGCCGCGAAAGACTCTGAAAACAAAACCTCGGAGAATCAGACGTCGACCGGTTCCGATCCCGTTGAAATAATTCCTCTAATGCCGAACTTGAAATTGGAAATGCCTGAATATTTAGTACAAGACGGAAGTAGCTGTAGTTACGAGGATCAGAGTTTAGGAGACAGTTCGTTAAATAAGATGGGTATAGAAGACACGTCGTCCAATACGCCTGATCAAGACCAGAAACCCGATatcagtcaaacgttttattcgagTAGTCAATCTACTTCGGATAATCTGGATCTCAAACAATCAACGGATGTCG GACACCTACTTTCGAAACCTGGTACATCCGGGGAAAGATTAACGCAAGAAGCAGTGCAGG ggggggtgggacgcaATCGGAAGCATGTTGGCGATACAACTGGTCAAGTGGTGATGCAGGGTCCAGGGCGTTTTTCGTGCAGACTCTGCGGAAGCGTTTACAAGCACCTTGCTTCGCTGACCCAGCACCTTGAAGTGCATCGCAACCAGACAACCTGCATCCTATGTCACACCACTCTCAGTCGTAGAACCGACCTGCGGCGTCACATGCGTCTGAAACATAACATGCAATTGCAAAAAACGATCCAGAAGCAGCGCAGCTCGAAAAACGAATTGGACTCGTAG
- the LOC143210972 gene encoding uncharacterized protein LOC143210972 isoform X8 → MYFMRSSMGSSQQFSLRWNNYLKHITCAFDTLRTEEDLVDVTLSCEGKRIRAHKMLLSACSTYFRDLFKENPCQHPVIIFRNVKFDDLAALVDFMYQGEVNVVQEQLASFLTTAELLAVQGLTDGTGKDNDSLVEEEMEIPNEPEIQLQNTSSKSTDSKRNKSPSSPLPYHAVDLQPDAPPSKRRKCRENANANANANTEKAAGNALAAKDSENKTSENQTSTGSDPVEIIPLMPNLKLEMPEYLVQDGSSCSYEDQSLGDSSLNKMGIEDTSSNTPDQDQKPDISQTFYSSSQSTSDNLDLKQSTDVGKKYNRHLLSKPGTSGERLTQEAVQGGITYVSGQPHSLSKANGHGKVCVHCKQRGMVTSRGKLRQTRFKCWPCNACLCRWPCFVDFHKMRAIPHIPPP, encoded by the exons ATGTACTTTATG AGAAGCAGCATGGGTTCGAGCCAACAGTTCTCTCTTAGGtggaataattatttaaagcaCATTACTTGTGCGTTCGACACGTTGAGGACAGAAGAGGACTTGGTCGATGTAACGTTGAGCTGCGAGGGAAAGAGAATAAGGGCACATAAGATGCTCCTGTCCGCGTGTAGTACATATTTCAGGGATTTGTTTAAG GAAAATCCGTGTCAGCATCCAGTTATAATATTTCGTAATGTAAAGTTTGACGATTTGGCGGCGTTGGTCGATTTCATGTATCAGGGAGAGGTGAACGTGGTTCAAGAACAACTAGCCAGTTTTCTAACTACGGCGGAACTATTGGCGGTACAAGGTCTGACAGATGGCACAGGAAAAGATAACGACAGTTTGGTGGAG GAGGAGATGGAAATTCCCAACGAGCCAGAAATTCAACTTCAGAACACGTCTAGTAAATCAACGGATAGCAAAAGGAACAAGTCACCGTCGTCTCCTTTGCCTTATCACGCAGTCGATCTGCAACCAGATGCTCCACCAAGCAAAAGACGAAAATGTCGAGAGAATGCGAACGCGAACGCAAACGCGAACACGGAGAAGGCGGCTGGTAACGCCTTGGCCGCGAAAGACTCTGAAAACAAAACCTCGGAGAATCAGACGTCGACCGGTTCCGATCCCGTTGAAATAATTCCTCTAATGCCGAACTTGAAATTGGAAATGCCTGAATATTTAGTACAAGACGGAAGTAGCTGTAGTTACGAGGATCAGAGTTTAGGAGACAGTTCGTTAAATAAGATGGGTATAGAAGACACGTCGTCCAATACGCCTGATCAAGACCAGAAACCCGATatcagtcaaacgttttattcgagTAGTCAATCTACTTCGGATAATCTGGATCTCAAACAATCAACGGATGTCGGTAAGAAGTACAATA GACACCTACTTTCGAAACCTGGTACATCCGGGGAAAGATTAACGCAAGAAGCAGTGCAGG GAGGGATTACGTACGTATCTGGTCAGCCGCATAGCCTCAGCAAAGCAAACGGCCACGGAAAAGTATGTGTACACTGCAAGCAGCGCGGAATGGTCACATCACGTGGAAAGCTCAGGCAGACGCGCTTCAAATGTTGGCCCTGCAATGCCTGTTTGTGCCGCTGGCCATGTTTCGTCGATTTCCATAAAATGCGCGCCATACCGCACATCCCGCCCCCATAG